Proteins encoded together in one Falco peregrinus isolate bFalPer1 chromosome 2, bFalPer1.pri, whole genome shotgun sequence window:
- the RHOH gene encoding rho-related GTP-binding protein RhoH, which produces MLDSIKCVLVGDSAVGKTSLLVRFTSETFPDDYRPTVYENTGVDVFMDGTQISLGLWDTSGSDAFKGIRPLSYQQADVVLMCYSVANHNSFLNLRNKWIGEIRSHLPRIPVLVVGTQTDQRDTGPYSSSCISPIDGKRLAQDVRAKGYLECSALSNRGVQQVFEYAVRTAVNQAKRQNRRKLFSINECKIF; this is translated from the coding sequence ATGCTGGATTCAATCAAGTGTGTGCTGGTGGGAGACTCTGCAGTGGGGAAAACATCTCTCTTGGTACGTTTCACTTCTGAGACTTTTCCAGATGACTACAGACCCACCGTGTATGAGAACACTGGCGTGGATGTCTTCATGGATGGTACACAGATTAGCCTAGGTCTTTGGGACACATCCGGCAGTGATGCCTTCAAAGGCATTCGCCCCCTCTCATACCAACAGGCAGATGTGGTATTAATGTGCTACTCGGTGGCAAACCACAATTCCTTTCTGAACCTGAGGAACAAATGGATCGGTGAGATCCGTAGCCATTTGCCCCGCATTCCTGTTTTGGTGGTGGGTACTCAGACTGACCAGCGTGACACAGGGCCCTACAGTTCCTCCTGCATCAGCCCGATAGATGGGAAGCGGCTTGCCCAGGACGTGCGAGCCAAAGGCTATTTGGAGTGCTCTGCCCTCAGCAACCGGGGCGTGCAGCAGGTGTTTGAGTACGCTGTGCGGACAGCAGTCAATCAAGCCAAGAGGCAGAACAGGCGGAAGCTCTTCTCCATTAACGAGTGCAAGATCTTTTGA